The window TGAGGTGTTCCGTGTCGTAGTCCTCAGGAGTAGCATCCAGAATAGTGCCATCTGGGAGCGTAGTGGATGAGAGGGCAGCTTTGCTGGCCTCATCGAGGCGGAGTGTTACGCCTTTCAAAGCCAGGGCAAAGGCCACGTCGGGCCAGATGGTGTCGAGGGCTTTGTCCTGGACAAGCAGCGTCTCCAGACTGTTGCAAGCAGCAGGGTAGCTGGTCTTGGagtcgacgatggcgatggcagaTTTCTCCTTGTCTGCCGTGGCAGTGAGATAGATGCTGCAGAGGCCGTCGGCATGACCCAGGACGGGAATCTTTGTGTTTTCCTTGATGTAGCGAACAAGGTCGTTAGATCCACGGGGGATGACCAGATCGATGCTCCGGTCCTGGCTTAGAAGCTGAAGGATGACATCGCGGGTTGTAACGAGCTGGATAGCCGAGTTGGGGACCTGAGTTGTGGAGAGGGCGGAGGAGATGACTTgtgagatggcgatgaaggaTTCTGTGGATTCCTTGCCTCCTGTTGCGAGATGATATATGAGTAAGTTATCTGGTATAATAGGGTAGTGAGAGACGGATAGATGGAAGCCTACCCTTGAGAATAGCAGCATTGCCGGATTTGATCGCCAGACTGGCAATATTGGCAATGACCTCGGGACGTGCctcgaagatgatgaggaggacgCCAATGGGGCATGACACCCGCTCGAGAATGAGGCCGTCATCGAGCTTTGTCCGCAGCTGTACCTTGCCAACTGGTGCGAGAAAAATATGTGTGTTAGCATTTTGACTCAATATGTAAGTTGTATACagccaaaaggaaaattTCACTTGAGATGACAAGTCCTCAAGCAGAGGTAGGGAACAAAGGTAGAAAGAACAAACACAATAATCAAAAAGTAgacaacatcatcattcaaaaaaagagagcaattCACACATACCTGGATCTTCCAAGTCCCTCACGTCCAGTATCCCCTGCAGCATATCCTCCCAtttgcccttcttccctAGATCCAGCCTCGACACCAGTGCCTGCGACAGCTGTCCATCTGCCGCCGCTTTCCGCGCAAGCTCCAGATCGCGCGCATTAGCCGCCAAGATCTCGTCCTTGGAAGCCGTCAGAGCCGCGTGGATGGCCTCGAGAGCCTCGTTGCGGGCTGATGCCGGGAGTGAGGCGAGGGTGAAGGAGGCGGTTTTGGCGGCCGTGGCGGCGGCCTCGGGGGAGCCGTTTGTGAGGGACATTGTCCTGCTGATTTCGACTTTTTACTCTTCTGTCTCCTTTTCTCTATCACTGGATGCAGTTTCTAGATGTGAATTGTTTGGTTGAAATGAGCGTTGAGATGAGGTTCGAGCATGAGATGAGTCTCTGGATTATGAGATCAGCCGGCTTAGGCACAGTCAGATCTGATTTTCATGCTCCGATCGGGGCCCACGCATTGCATTGCCTAGTCCAGTAATCGCTGTGGCGACCGTCACCGAAAGCCGCCACTCACTGCATTACAAATAAAATATCTGATTCATCCTGTAAATAATTCAATTGCATTTTAAAACATCACTTTGAAATAAACTTGAGCTTTTACTTGGACTTATTTTCTTGATGCTCCTGTTTTTCTTAGCTGATGCGTGTAGCATACATAAAGTTTCCGATATCGCACCCACAATTTGTCGAGGTCGAAGCCTAACAA of the Trichoderma breve strain T069 chromosome 4, whole genome shotgun sequence genome contains:
- a CDS encoding aldehyde dehydrogenase family domain-containing protein; protein product: MSLTNGSPEAAATAAKTASFTLASLPASARNEALEAIHAALTASKDEILAANARDLELARKAAADGQLSQALVSRLDLGKKGKWEDMLQGILDVRDLEDPVGKVQLRTKLDDGLILERVSCPIGVLLIIFEARPEVIANIASLAIKSGNAAILKGGKESTESFIAISQVISSALSTTQVPNSAIQLVTTRDVILQLLSQDRSIDLVIPRGSNDLVRYIKENTKIPVLGHADGLCSIYLTATADKEKSAIAIVDSKTSYPAACNSLETLLVQDKALDTIWPDVAFALALKGVTLRLDEASKAALSSTTLPDGTILDATPEDYDTEHLNLTLAVKTVSTVEEAIAHINTHGSHHTDSIFTSNEAEAEHFMNQVDSAGVYWNASTRLADGMRYGFGTEVGISTNKIHSRGPVGLDGLTIYKYKIRGDYQPTTGYGEGEGQRPWKHEKLSF